In Leptospira ellinghausenii, the following proteins share a genomic window:
- the galE gene encoding UDP-glucose 4-epimerase GalE, translating into MRVLVTGGAGYIGSHIVLELMELGHEIIIVDDMQKGNEANLFPGNEFIKGEIQDPEILKKAFSKKVDAVFHFAAWKAAGESMTDPLKYTMNNLNGTFTLLNAMIEYGCQYFVFSSSAAVYGAPKYLPIDENHPLQPENYYGYTKLCIEENLEWFDKLKGLKSARLRYFNAAGYDPKGRIKGIEKTPANLLPIIMEAASGIRKGFEIYGNDYDTEDGTCVRDYIHVSDLAKAHVLALNYIMAKNESLTVNLGSEAGYSVKEMADLSEKVVGKQIPHKTGSRRLGDPAKLLASSKKARELLNWKPIYSDAETLLSSMWNLYKNL; encoded by the coding sequence ATGAGAGTTCTCGTTACCGGGGGAGCCGGTTATATAGGCAGTCATATTGTCCTAGAACTGATGGAGTTAGGACATGAAATCATTATTGTAGATGATATGCAAAAAGGAAATGAAGCCAATTTGTTTCCTGGAAATGAATTTATCAAAGGGGAAATCCAGGATCCAGAAATCCTAAAAAAAGCATTTTCCAAAAAGGTTGATGCAGTATTTCACTTTGCCGCTTGGAAAGCAGCTGGTGAATCTATGACAGATCCATTAAAATATACAATGAATAATTTAAATGGAACCTTCACTTTGTTAAATGCCATGATCGAGTACGGTTGCCAGTACTTTGTATTTTCTTCTTCTGCTGCAGTGTATGGTGCTCCCAAATATTTGCCGATAGACGAAAACCATCCTTTACAACCAGAAAATTATTATGGTTATACCAAACTCTGTATTGAAGAAAATTTGGAATGGTTTGATAAACTGAAAGGTTTAAAGTCAGCTCGACTTCGTTACTTTAATGCCGCAGGTTACGACCCAAAAGGTAGAATCAAAGGGATCGAAAAAACCCCAGCCAACTTACTCCCCATCATCATGGAAGCAGCATCAGGCATTCGGAAAGGTTTTGAGATTTATGGAAATGATTATGATACAGAAGATGGAACTTGTGTTCGTGATTACATTCACGTAAGTGATTTAGCAAAAGCACATGTTTTAGCTTTGAATTATATCATGGCAAAAAACGAAAGTTTGACTGTAAACTTAGGATCAGAAGCTGGATATTCAGTCAAAGAAATGGCTGATTTATCAGAGAAGGTTGTTGGAAAACAAATTCCTCACAAAACAGGTTCTAGGCGACTAGGAGACCCAGCAAAATTACTAGCGTCTTCCAAAAAAGCAAGAGAACTTCTCAATTGGAAACCTATCTATAGTGATGCAGAAACATTACTATCGAGTATGTGGAATTTGTATAAAAATCTATAA
- a CDS encoding M15 family metallopeptidase has translation MNLIMFRTKYLLLFLLSLLCVCGEKPVKQTQSDLYLGIDKVSYLTGKFNSPGPLAPVILEENAKEHFLRPDVKKALHKMINDFEDTKPSSYKQHIFLVSSFRNFSHQKGIWESKYAGKKVMRAPITGKSPEEIINLILEFSSAPGTSRHHWGTDFDLNALDNAYFESNGKGKILYDWLKENASRYGFCQPYSSLSTRNNKGYQEEKWHWSYAPISNQLTKEWVKSFQSGEIKLVGSFMGAEVLGDRALDYVRSINPECEKISLQNL, from the coding sequence ATGAACCTTATCATGTTCAGAACGAAGTATCTCTTATTGTTTTTGCTCTCATTACTATGTGTATGTGGGGAGAAACCTGTCAAACAAACTCAATCTGATTTGTATTTGGGTATTGATAAAGTTTCCTATTTAACTGGCAAATTCAATTCTCCTGGACCATTAGCACCTGTTATATTAGAAGAAAATGCTAAAGAACATTTTCTGAGACCGGATGTTAAAAAAGCACTTCACAAAATGATTAATGATTTTGAAGACACAAAGCCAAGTTCTTATAAACAACACATTTTTTTAGTATCTAGTTTTCGTAATTTTTCCCACCAAAAAGGAATTTGGGAATCAAAGTATGCTGGAAAAAAAGTGATGCGAGCTCCTATCACTGGTAAGTCACCAGAGGAAATCATAAATCTAATTTTAGAATTCTCAAGTGCACCTGGGACATCTCGTCACCATTGGGGAACCGACTTTGACTTAAATGCTTTGGATAATGCTTATTTTGAATCAAACGGAAAGGGAAAAATTCTATATGATTGGCTAAAAGAGAATGCTTCCCGCTATGGATTTTGCCAACCTTACAGTTCACTTTCTACACGAAATAACAAAGGGTACCAAGAAGAAAAATGGCACTGGTCTTATGCACCCATCTCAAACCAACTCACTAAAGAATGGGTTAAATCATTTCAATCTGGTGAGATCAAATTAGTTGGAAGTTTTATGGGAGCTGAGGTGTTAGGTGACCGGGCTTTGGATTATGTAAGGTCCATCAACCCGGAGTGTGAAAAAATCAGTTTGCAGAATTTATAG
- the recG gene encoding ATP-dependent DNA helicase RecG: MFDLTQSLSNLKGIGPKRKSVLLEHGVSTYYELLTYFPRRYLDRNFTKDIILKQGDNVTLLGSIVDSYIVHGKKSRLLVGFRTLNNERINLVFFRGVNFFHKLFAIDKKVVISGKLEYFKGYQIIHPEYEFLSDTDDPEDSIHAGRIIPLYPSTEALKEEGLDSKGLRKLIHLVLESGEIAENLPSKFIKKRKLLGRDEAFRKIHFPDSMETVQVSRKRFAYEEFFYFQRLLLYKQRERQKVKRLLWPLPSSPSRVNLEKNLPFELTEDQKIAVTTILSKTNADSPSAFLLQGDVGSGKTITALLVGLHYIDNHIQVAFLAPTEILARQHYQTIYKFMGNMPFLGIELLLGGENKKTRAEKLSRIKNGESNIIIGTHSLLQEDVIFSDLGLVVIDEQHKFGVDQRETIRAKGKNPDILAMTATPIPRTLCLTLYGDLTLVNIKTKPKGRKPIDTRWYKEDRRTGVYNSIRKYITSGRQCYIVYPLVEESEKVDLESCTVAYENLRTNIFPDLKIGLLHGKMKSVEKESVMEKFKSGEIQILVTTTVVEVGVDVPNATILVVEHAERFGISQLHQLRGRVGRSDLESFCILMTGDFVSDEGRDRLEALVTSNDGYFLAEKDLAIRGPGELLGVKQSGLPEFKIADLVVDRDLLDEAKEDATSLPLDDPNEVSELSIRFSEGKFLFAN; the protein is encoded by the coding sequence ATGTTTGATCTCACACAAAGTTTATCGAATTTAAAAGGGATTGGTCCTAAACGTAAAAGCGTTTTGTTGGAACATGGAGTTTCTACGTATTACGAATTATTGACTTACTTTCCAAGGCGTTATTTAGACCGTAATTTTACAAAGGATATTATTTTAAAACAAGGTGATAATGTCACTTTACTCGGAAGTATTGTAGATAGTTACATTGTGCACGGTAAAAAGAGTCGATTACTCGTTGGGTTCCGTACTTTAAACAATGAAAGAATCAACTTAGTATTTTTTCGTGGAGTTAATTTTTTTCACAAACTCTTCGCGATTGATAAAAAAGTTGTGATCTCTGGTAAATTGGAATATTTTAAAGGATATCAAATCATCCATCCTGAATATGAATTTTTATCAGACACCGATGATCCAGAGGATTCTATACATGCTGGTCGGATTATTCCCTTGTATCCATCCACTGAGGCACTCAAAGAAGAAGGATTGGATTCAAAAGGTTTACGTAAACTCATCCACCTAGTATTAGAAAGTGGCGAGATCGCAGAAAACCTTCCTTCTAAATTTATCAAAAAACGAAAGTTACTCGGTCGTGATGAAGCCTTTAGAAAAATTCATTTTCCTGATTCAATGGAAACAGTCCAAGTTTCCAGAAAACGATTTGCCTATGAAGAGTTTTTTTATTTCCAAAGACTCTTATTGTATAAACAAAGAGAACGCCAAAAAGTAAAACGATTGTTGTGGCCTCTTCCTAGTTCACCATCTCGTGTAAATTTAGAGAAAAATCTTCCTTTTGAATTAACAGAAGATCAAAAAATAGCTGTTACTACTATACTCTCCAAAACAAACGCAGATTCACCTTCAGCGTTTTTGTTACAAGGGGATGTTGGATCAGGAAAAACAATTACGGCACTGCTTGTAGGATTACATTATATCGATAACCACATTCAAGTGGCCTTTCTTGCACCTACAGAAATTTTAGCAAGGCAACATTACCAAACTATTTATAAATTTATGGGCAATATGCCGTTCCTTGGGATTGAATTGTTATTAGGTGGTGAAAATAAGAAAACCAGGGCAGAAAAATTAAGCCGTATCAAAAACGGCGAATCTAATATCATAATTGGAACCCATTCTTTGTTGCAGGAAGATGTGATTTTTTCTGATTTGGGACTGGTCGTGATTGATGAACAACATAAGTTTGGTGTCGACCAAAGAGAAACCATTCGTGCCAAAGGAAAAAATCCTGATATTTTGGCGATGACAGCGACTCCTATTCCTAGAACACTTTGTCTCACTTTATACGGGGACTTAACACTCGTGAATATTAAAACAAAACCAAAAGGCCGCAAACCCATCGACACACGTTGGTACAAAGAAGACCGACGAACAGGCGTATACAATTCAATTCGAAAGTATATAACCTCTGGTAGACAGTGTTATATCGTATACCCTCTTGTTGAAGAATCGGAGAAGGTTGATTTAGAGTCTTGTACGGTTGCTTATGAAAACTTACGAACTAATATTTTTCCTGATCTGAAAATTGGATTATTACATGGAAAAATGAAAAGTGTCGAAAAAGAATCCGTTATGGAAAAATTTAAATCAGGAGAGATCCAAATTTTAGTCACAACAACTGTTGTGGAAGTGGGAGTGGATGTACCCAATGCTACAATTTTAGTAGTGGAACATGCGGAACGATTTGGAATTTCCCAATTACACCAGTTACGTGGCCGAGTGGGACGAAGTGATTTGGAAAGTTTTTGTATTTTAATGACAGGTGATTTTGTCAGTGATGAAGGTAGAGATCGATTAGAAGCTTTAGTAACCTCCAATGATGGTTATTTTTTGGCAGAAAAGGATCTAGCCATTCGTGGTCCAGGTGAACTATTAGGTGTCAAACAAAGTGGGCTGCCTGAGTTTAAAATTGCTGATTTGGTTGTGGACCGTGACCTTTTGGATGAGGCAAAAGAGGATGCAACATCCCTTCCGTTGGATGATCCAAACGAGGTATCAGAACTTAGTATACGATTCAGTGAAGGTAAATTTTTATTTGCGAATTAA
- a CDS encoding metallophosphoesterase family protein: protein MKIIYLTDIHDGLHGLKKILQSTEADLYLFSGDIIYKAFFSFDRIIDFCGVQEELYYLLTERKDDSTPFDFTTHAIRFPEKYSTAIVEKSQKYRDLYKLAAKTMKEKYEIIEKLILKYAKSPVYCLPGNYDLDLQYTELYQREVHRKSFDFKNIKVSGYGGAPIWTSGIPEKLTVVFHEYTKNGKNYSEPEDFFREELPDICWIHNPAYGYFDTIPGVGKCGSQGIRRYLDDESPSLVVSGHVHEDQGIKKTKNTVFINPSNFGAVDSLHGFQEGGYYAEIMMEGKDVVQSNLCQLKEDVCHTLIEVDCSEKQLKLISQNPISTVSSEDYIRGN from the coding sequence ATGAAAATCATTTATCTTACGGATATCCATGATGGACTTCATGGTCTCAAAAAAATTCTGCAATCAACAGAAGCAGATTTGTACCTTTTTTCCGGAGATATTATCTACAAAGCATTTTTTTCCTTTGATCGTATCATCGATTTTTGTGGTGTCCAAGAAGAATTGTATTATTTGTTAACGGAAAGAAAAGACGACTCAACTCCGTTTGATTTCACAACTCATGCCATTCGTTTTCCTGAAAAGTATTCGACTGCCATTGTTGAAAAGTCACAAAAATATAGAGACTTGTATAAGTTAGCTGCCAAAACGATGAAAGAAAAATACGAAATCATCGAAAAATTGATTTTGAAATACGCAAAATCACCTGTTTATTGTTTGCCGGGAAATTATGATTTGGATTTACAATACACGGAATTGTACCAAAGAGAAGTGCATCGTAAAAGTTTTGATTTTAAAAACATCAAAGTTTCTGGCTATGGTGGTGCTCCCATTTGGACTTCCGGTATCCCTGAGAAACTAACAGTTGTTTTTCATGAATACACGAAAAATGGAAAAAACTATAGTGAACCTGAGGACTTTTTCCGAGAAGAATTACCTGACATTTGTTGGATTCATAATCCAGCTTATGGTTATTTTGATACGATTCCGGGAGTAGGTAAGTGTGGAAGCCAAGGGATACGTCGTTATTTAGATGATGAATCTCCTTCTCTTGTTGTTTCTGGGCACGTTCACGAAGACCAAGGAATTAAAAAAACAAAAAATACAGTTTTTATAAATCCATCTAACTTTGGTGCTGTGGACTCTTTACATGGTTTTCAAGAAGGTGGGTATTATGCTGAAATTATGATGGAAGGAAAAGATGTTGTACAATCCAATCTTTGCCAATTAAAGGAAGATGTTTGCCATACCTTAATTGAAGTGGATTGTTCGGAAAAACAATTAAAACTCATTTCTCAAAATCCAATTTCAACAGTGAGTTCTGAAGATTACATTCGAGGAAACTAA
- a CDS encoding NAD(P)H-dependent glycerol-3-phosphate dehydrogenase gives MKIGIIGAGSFGTALGSILADKGYDVTLWTRSEEQARSINENHMNSKHMPDLVLPEKLRASTDLIQVVKDKEMIVSAPPSHALSGILKEIKDHIPHKVPIVSASKGIENESLRLVSEIFESELPGQYHSQLSYLSGPSFAKEMVKRVPTIVSIASKNEATAKRVQEIFSFTYFRTYWTPDVVGVEVGGALKNVIAIAAGVADGLGFGQNTRAALITRGLNEITRMGIKMGADPMTFLGPSGMGDLVLTCCGEASRNRTVGFRLGKGEKLKEILASMNEVAEGVKTTLSTKNLSDKLGVEMAITQEVYRMLYEDKDPKEVVKALMGRDLKREGV, from the coding sequence ATGAAGATTGGAATCATAGGTGCTGGAAGTTTTGGCACTGCACTAGGTAGTATTTTGGCAGATAAGGGTTACGACGTCACCCTTTGGACAAGAAGTGAGGAACAAGCTCGTTCCATCAATGAAAACCATATGAATTCCAAACATATGCCTGATTTGGTCCTTCCAGAAAAATTGAGGGCGAGTACGGACCTCATCCAGGTGGTAAAAGACAAGGAAATGATTGTTTCCGCACCACCAAGCCATGCCTTATCCGGCATCTTAAAGGAAATTAAAGACCACATCCCGCATAAAGTTCCCATTGTTTCCGCATCCAAAGGGATTGAGAATGAATCCTTACGACTTGTCTCCGAGATTTTTGAATCGGAACTTCCAGGCCAGTACCATTCTCAACTTTCCTATCTTTCGGGTCCTAGTTTTGCCAAAGAAATGGTAAAACGAGTTCCTACCATTGTTTCCATCGCTTCCAAAAACGAAGCAACCGCCAAACGTGTGCAAGAGATTTTTAGTTTCACATACTTTCGTACCTATTGGACTCCCGATGTAGTTGGTGTGGAAGTGGGTGGTGCTTTGAAAAACGTGATCGCCATTGCCGCAGGTGTCGCCGACGGTCTTGGCTTTGGCCAAAATACAAGGGCTGCTCTCATCACACGTGGGTTAAACGAGATCACTCGGATGGGAATCAAAATGGGAGCAGACCCTATGACCTTTCTTGGGCCATCTGGTATGGGAGATTTAGTGCTAACCTGTTGTGGGGAAGCTTCCAGAAATCGAACTGTTGGTTTTCGATTGGGCAAAGGAGAGAAGTTAAAAGAAATTTTGGCATCGATGAACGAAGTGGCAGAAGGTGTCAAAACCACACTCTCTACCAAAAATCTCTCGGATAAATTGGGAGTAGAAATGGCAATCACTCAAGAAGTGTATCGTATGTTATACGAAGACAAAGACCCAAAAGAAGTTGTAAAAGCTCTAATGGGCCGTGACCTCAAACGGGAAGGTGTTTAA
- a CDS encoding MAPEG family protein, with amino-acid sequence MEPIYLALILFTLWTLGLGVTLITYRSVQVLLGKKKSNEFPAGIQHGSDFNWRLNRAHLNSLENLPIFVAVVFLTVSLGKVNEFVNQAGFVILGARVLQSLTHLIGTNVLAVNIRFTFYMIQIVTYIVLLIHLL; translated from the coding sequence GTGGAACCAATCTATTTGGCATTGATTTTATTTACTCTTTGGACTTTGGGTCTTGGAGTTACATTGATAACGTATCGAAGTGTACAAGTGTTACTTGGTAAAAAAAAATCCAATGAATTTCCAGCAGGTATACAACATGGAAGTGATTTTAATTGGAGGTTGAATCGTGCTCATCTCAACAGTCTGGAAAACCTACCTATATTTGTAGCAGTAGTATTCTTAACTGTGAGTTTAGGAAAGGTAAATGAATTTGTGAACCAAGCAGGATTTGTGATTTTAGGAGCAAGGGTATTACAATCCCTCACTCATTTGATTGGAACGAATGTCCTTGCAGTGAACATCCGTTTTACATTTTATATGATCCAAATTGTGACTTATATTGTTTTGCTAATCCACTTACTTTAA
- a CDS encoding alpha/beta hydrolase, translating to MSSLEIIEQGVPPEEAQGFLILWPSTGGNVRSFRIRDSELIEYGLRLIRFNPPSHGDSNGTYDPKSAISLLDEYLKKQNYIGKPLFGIGHSGGGAALLLYAIQVQFQKLFLLSPILNSVKSLEFLYESNSIEEFSRLLLLPNIPDDDFPNKQILETLSTPNWLENGEVNHLSFPVKNTRIQVDSLAQFLQNLFLPGFRVENYDFEKRTEVTIFLPAMDKWFPKEFTSEFAKRNRMRLVEILEAPDHFFSKSWLSVWKQIKSIGWENKESNHY from the coding sequence TTGTCTTCTCTAGAAATCATCGAACAAGGTGTTCCACCTGAAGAAGCACAAGGTTTTCTCATCCTTTGGCCAAGCACAGGTGGAAATGTACGTTCCTTTCGTATACGCGATTCTGAACTTATTGAATACGGACTCAGGTTAATCCGATTTAATCCACCATCACATGGTGATTCCAATGGAACATATGATCCAAAATCCGCCATTTCGCTGTTAGATGAATATTTAAAGAAACAAAATTATATTGGGAAACCATTGTTTGGAATTGGCCATAGTGGAGGTGGCGCAGCCCTTCTATTATACGCAATACAAGTCCAGTTCCAAAAATTGTTTTTATTATCTCCCATACTAAATAGTGTCAAAAGTTTAGAATTTTTGTATGAATCAAATTCTATTGAAGAATTTAGTCGGTTGTTACTTTTACCAAACATTCCTGATGATGATTTTCCCAACAAACAGATATTAGAAACTTTATCCACTCCGAATTGGTTGGAAAATGGTGAGGTAAACCATCTTTCTTTTCCAGTTAAAAATACAAGGATACAGGTGGATTCACTTGCTCAGTTCTTACAAAATTTATTTTTACCTGGATTTCGGGTGGAAAACTATGATTTTGAAAAAAGAACAGAGGTAACAATTTTTTTACCGGCAATGGACAAATGGTTTCCTAAAGAATTCACATCCGAATTTGCAAAACGAAACCGTATGCGTTTGGTAGAAATCCTAGAAGCACCCGATCATTTTTTTTCCAAGAGTTGGCTTTCCGTTTGGAAACAGATCAAATCGATTGGATGGGAAAATAAAGAATCCAATCACTATTAA
- the map gene encoding type I methionyl aminopeptidase, with product MSIQNEKDLQGILKAGKFVAKVRELLKLLAKPGVSTLELDMAAKHEFEKAGAYSAPKFDYKFPGFTCISTNFEIAHGIPKKDTILKKGDLVNVDVSAKLDGYYADTGISFVVGNTNPKLEKLCDTAIEGTMRATKQAYTGNYLRNIGKEIHSAAKENGFTVIKNLAGHGTGKKLHEEPQVLVYEDKRDHRKLNHGLVLAIESFISTGNQTAFEEADGWTLVAGNRQGNLSYVAQCEHTVIVQNGKPIIATL from the coding sequence ATGTCGATTCAAAATGAAAAAGACCTACAAGGGATTTTAAAAGCTGGCAAGTTTGTCGCAAAAGTACGTGAACTTTTAAAATTATTAGCAAAACCAGGTGTATCTACATTGGAACTGGATATGGCAGCCAAACATGAGTTTGAAAAAGCAGGAGCTTATTCTGCACCAAAGTTTGATTATAAATTTCCTGGTTTTACTTGTATCAGCACTAATTTTGAAATTGCTCATGGAATTCCTAAAAAGGACACCATTTTAAAAAAAGGCGATTTGGTGAATGTGGATGTATCTGCAAAACTCGATGGGTATTATGCAGACACGGGGATTTCCTTTGTTGTTGGAAACACAAATCCTAAATTGGAAAAACTGTGTGATACCGCGATTGAAGGAACCATGCGCGCCACAAAACAAGCGTATACTGGAAATTATTTAAGAAATATTGGAAAAGAAATACATTCTGCTGCCAAAGAAAATGGATTCACTGTCATTAAAAACTTAGCAGGACATGGTACTGGAAAAAAATTGCATGAAGAACCACAAGTGTTGGTATACGAAGACAAACGGGACCATCGCAAACTGAACCATGGCCTTGTCCTTGCAATTGAATCCTTTATCTCCACTGGAAACCAAACTGCATTTGAAGAAGCTGATGGATGGACCCTTGTGGCAGGGAACAGGCAAGGAAATTTAAGTTACGTGGCACAATGTGAGCATACTGTCATTGTGCAAAATGGTAAACCCATCATTGCCACTTTATAA
- the arsS gene encoding arsenosugar biosynthesis radical SAM (seleno)protein ArsS (Some members of this family are selenoproteins.), with the protein MEVTEQISTLQGYSGNPFLKTVGKPIQARSIKVFQINVGKWCNQACRHCHVDASPIRTEMMDRSTAELCIELISKIQEIETVDITGGAPEGNPHFKYLVTEAKRLGKRVMDRCNLTILEEPGYEWLYEFLKENEVEIVSSLPSVLENVTDNQRGKGVYQKSITALKKLNAIGYGTSLPIHLVYNPNGLFLSSGQSQLEKEYKDSLFKKYGIVFNQLFCINNLPINRFLGSLVRSGKFEMYMETLVNAYNPATVNGLMCLDQISVGYEGSVYDCDFNQMLDLKSKEVKHIKDFDLHAFLGREIVVANHCYGCTAGAGSSCGGEIV; encoded by the coding sequence ATGGAAGTAACCGAACAAATTTCCACCTTACAAGGTTACAGCGGGAATCCATTTCTAAAAACGGTTGGAAAACCAATACAAGCTCGTTCGATTAAGGTATTTCAAATCAATGTTGGCAAGTGGTGTAACCAAGCTTGCCGGCATTGCCATGTGGATGCCTCTCCTATTCGAACAGAGATGATGGATAGAAGTACTGCGGAACTTTGTATCGAACTCATTTCGAAAATTCAAGAGATCGAAACAGTGGATATCACTGGTGGTGCTCCAGAAGGGAATCCACATTTTAAATATCTGGTAACAGAAGCAAAACGTCTAGGGAAACGAGTGATGGATCGTTGTAATCTCACCATTTTAGAGGAACCAGGTTATGAATGGTTGTATGAATTTCTAAAAGAAAATGAAGTTGAAATTGTTTCGTCGTTACCTTCTGTTCTGGAAAATGTGACGGACAACCAAAGAGGAAAAGGTGTTTATCAAAAATCGATTACCGCCTTAAAAAAGTTAAATGCTATCGGTTACGGCACTTCTCTTCCCATTCATTTGGTATACAATCCCAATGGATTGTTTTTAAGTTCGGGACAGTCACAATTAGAAAAAGAATACAAAGACAGTTTGTTTAAAAAATATGGAATCGTATTCAACCAACTCTTTTGTATCAATAACCTCCCCATCAATCGCTTTTTAGGATCCCTTGTCCGAAGTGGTAAGTTTGAAATGTATATGGAAACATTGGTAAATGCATACAATCCTGCAACAGTGAATGGCCTCATGTGCCTCGACCAAATATCAGTAGGGTATGAAGGGTCAGTATACGATTGTGATTTTAACCAAATGTTGGATTTAAAATCCAAAGAAGTGAAACACATCAAAGATTTCGATTTGCACGCATTTCTTGGACGTGAAATCGTTGTAGCAAACCATTGTTATGGTTGTACAGCTGGAGCTGGTTCTAGTTGTGGTGGAGAAATTGTATAA
- a CDS encoding arsenosugar biosynthesis-associated peroxidase-like protein: MAENHYYNAKDLGKFGEIGRTNPALADKFFGYYNAVMAEGALTEREKALIALAVAHALKCPYCIDAYTTTSLQKGADEAQMNEAVHVAAAMAAGINLVHSVQMQNKIDELSF, from the coding sequence ATGGCAGAGAATCATTATTACAACGCAAAAGATTTAGGAAAATTTGGAGAAATTGGGCGTACAAATCCCGCTCTTGCTGATAAATTTTTTGGGTATTACAATGCTGTGATGGCTGAAGGAGCACTCACGGAAAGAGAAAAGGCTCTGATTGCTCTTGCAGTAGCTCATGCTCTAAAATGCCCTTATTGTATTGATGCCTATACGACCACCTCACTTCAAAAAGGTGCTGATGAGGCACAAATGAATGAAGCTGTACATGTGGCGGCAGCAATGGCTGCTGGGATCAACTTAGTTCACAGTGTACAAATGCAAAACAAAATTGACGAACTTTCTTTTTGA
- a CDS encoding enoyl-CoA hydratase/isomerase family protein produces MTPFAEIFHGDRILEIKMQSNEKNTFDFEAFVSFQEILNKHANNPNLRVLLFTSAQTQFFSNGIEPTLMYGKSESDVRRSVEQLLRTAQTYFHFPVPTIAVINGHCMAAGAVFALFSDYRFMVDKGGRIGFSEAIVGLNFPSIPTIVLQDLVGVKATRDLLFTGKQIKGPEAKEIGLVDELFSADDLVPEAMKFAESLSKLTYNSSRGMKTALREPYRTQMESLFQLDADLFTKVILSPDGQEGFLSLIEKRRPKFST; encoded by the coding sequence ATGACTCCTTTTGCAGAGATCTTTCATGGAGACCGCATCTTGGAAATCAAGATGCAGTCCAATGAAAAGAACACATTTGATTTTGAAGCCTTTGTTTCATTTCAAGAAATCCTAAACAAACACGCAAACAATCCTAACTTGCGTGTTTTATTATTTACATCCGCACAAACACAATTTTTTTCCAATGGGATTGAACCCACTCTCATGTATGGAAAATCGGAATCCGATGTCAGGCGATCCGTTGAACAGTTGTTAAGAACGGCACAAACCTATTTCCATTTTCCAGTTCCAACCATTGCAGTGATCAACGGTCATTGTATGGCTGCTGGCGCTGTATTTGCCTTGTTTTCGGATTACCGCTTCATGGTGGACAAAGGAGGAAGGATTGGTTTTTCGGAAGCAATTGTAGGTCTTAATTTTCCTTCGATCCCAACCATCGTATTGCAAGACTTAGTTGGAGTAAAAGCCACTCGTGACTTACTTTTTACGGGAAAACAAATTAAGGGTCCAGAAGCAAAGGAAATTGGCCTTGTGGATGAATTGTTTAGTGCAGATGATTTGGTTCCAGAAGCTATGAAGTTTGCCGAATCACTCTCCAAACTCACTTACAATTCGAGCCGTGGGATGAAAACTGCCTTACGAGAACCATACCGAACACAAATGGAATCCTTATTCCAATTGGATGCCGATTTATTCACGAAAGTGATTTTATCTCCCGATGGCCAGGAAGGATTTTTATCACTCATCGAAAAACGTAGACCCAAGTTCAGCACATGA